A stretch of the Mycobacterium shigaense genome encodes the following:
- a CDS encoding cytochrome c oxidase subunit 4, producing the protein MHIEARLFEVIAAFFVFAAVLYGVLTALFATGGEEWAGTTALVLTGGLALITATFFRFVARRLDTRPEDYEGAEISDGAGELGFFAPHSWWPILVALSGSVAAVGIALWLPWLIVAGVVFILASAAGLVFEYYLGPEKH; encoded by the coding sequence ATGCACATCGAAGCGAGGCTGTTCGAAGTCATCGCCGCCTTTTTCGTTTTCGCCGCCGTGCTGTACGGCGTGCTGACGGCGCTGTTCGCCACTGGCGGTGAGGAGTGGGCCGGCACGACGGCGCTGGTTCTCACCGGCGGCCTGGCCCTGATCACGGCCACCTTTTTCCGGTTCGTGGCCCGCCGCCTGGACACCCGGCCCGAGGACTACGAGGGCGCTGAAATCAGCGACGGGGCAGGGGAACTGGGCTTCTTCGCCCCGCACAGCTGGTGGCCGATTCTGGTCGCGCTGTCGGGCTCGGTGGCCGCCGTCGGCATCGCACTGTGGCTGCCCTGGCTGATCGTCGCCGGGGTGGTGTTCATCCTCGCGTCGGCGGCCGGATTGGTCTTCGAGTACTACCTGGGCCCCGAAAAGCACTGA
- the asnB gene encoding asparagine synthase (glutamine-hydrolyzing), with the protein MCGLLAFVTDPAGGGGASRADGAIAGALRLMRHRGPDEPGGLFDPDDDGAVVFGFNRLSFIDIAHSHQPLRWGPPEQPDRYVLVFNGEIYNYLELRDELATRHGAVFATDGDGEPIVAGFHHWGTEVLTRLRGMFAFALWDTVTHELFCARDPFGIKPLFVATGTGGTAVASEKKCLLDLAELVGFDTSIDTRAVQHYTVLQYVPEPETLHRGVRRLESGCYARIHAGATPQVTRYFFPRFAATAITRDTEQARYDEITAVLEDSVAKHMRADVTVGAFLSGGIDSTAIAALAIRHNPRLITFTTGFEREGFSEIDVAVASAEAIGARHVTKVVKPDEFVAALPEIVWYLDEPVADPALVPLFFVAREARKHVKVVLSGEGADELFGGYTIYREPLSLKPFDYLPGPLRRSMGKVSKPLPEGMRGKSLLHRGSLTLQERYYGNARSFSDAQLRDVLPGFRDEWTHTDVTAPVYAESAGWDPVARMQHVDLFTWLRGDILVKADKMTMANSLELRVPFLDPEVFAVASRLPVEAKIARTTTKYALRRALEPIVPAHVLNRPKLGFPVPIRHWLRAGELLEWAYATVAASQADHLVDLAAVRRMLDEHRNGAADHSRRLWTVLVFMLWHAIFVEHSVVPQISEPHYPVQL; encoded by the coding sequence GTGTGTGGACTGCTGGCATTCGTCACCGACCCGGCCGGCGGCGGCGGGGCCTCCAGGGCCGACGGCGCTATCGCGGGAGCGTTACGCCTGATGCGCCACCGCGGGCCCGACGAGCCGGGCGGTCTGTTCGATCCCGACGACGATGGGGCCGTGGTGTTCGGCTTCAACCGGCTGTCCTTCATCGACATCGCGCACTCGCATCAGCCGCTGCGCTGGGGGCCGCCGGAGCAGCCCGACCGCTACGTGCTGGTGTTCAACGGCGAGATCTACAACTACCTGGAGCTGCGCGACGAACTGGCGACCCGGCACGGCGCCGTCTTCGCCACCGACGGTGACGGCGAGCCGATCGTCGCCGGCTTCCACCACTGGGGCACCGAGGTGCTGACCCGGCTGCGCGGCATGTTCGCGTTCGCGCTGTGGGACACCGTCACACACGAATTATTCTGTGCGCGAGACCCTTTCGGAATCAAGCCGCTGTTCGTGGCGACCGGCACCGGTGGCACCGCGGTGGCCAGCGAGAAGAAGTGCCTGCTGGATCTGGCCGAGCTGGTCGGGTTCGACACCTCGATCGACACCCGCGCGGTCCAGCACTACACGGTGCTGCAGTACGTGCCGGAACCCGAGACGCTGCACCGCGGCGTGCGCCGGCTGGAATCGGGCTGCTACGCCCGGATCCACGCCGGGGCGACGCCGCAGGTCACGCGGTACTTCTTCCCGCGCTTCGCCGCCACGGCGATCACCCGCGACACCGAGCAGGCCCGCTACGACGAGATCACCGCCGTACTCGAGGATTCCGTCGCCAAGCACATGCGCGCCGACGTCACGGTCGGCGCGTTTCTGTCCGGCGGCATCGACTCCACGGCCATCGCGGCCCTGGCCATCCGGCACAACCCGCGGCTGATCACGTTCACCACCGGTTTCGAACGTGAGGGATTCTCCGAGATCGACGTCGCGGTGGCCTCGGCCGAGGCGATCGGCGCGCGCCATGTCACCAAGGTCGTCAAGCCGGACGAGTTCGTCGCCGCCCTGCCCGAAATCGTCTGGTACCTCGACGAGCCGGTGGCCGATCCGGCGCTGGTGCCGCTGTTCTTCGTCGCACGCGAGGCCCGCAAGCACGTGAAGGTGGTGCTGTCCGGCGAGGGCGCCGACGAGCTCTTCGGTGGCTACACGATCTACCGAGAGCCGTTGTCGCTGAAGCCTTTTGATTATCTGCCCGGGCCGCTGCGGCGCTCGATGGGCAAGGTGAGCAAGCCGCTGCCCGAGGGTATGCGCGGCAAGAGCCTGCTGCACCGCGGATCGCTGACGCTGCAGGAGCGCTACTACGGCAACGCGCGCAGCTTTTCCGACGCGCAGCTGCGCGACGTACTGCCCGGCTTCCGCGACGAGTGGACCCACACCGACGTCACCGCACCGGTGTACGCCGAATCGGCGGGCTGGGATCCGGTCGCCCGCATGCAGCACGTCGACCTGTTCACCTGGCTGCGCGGCGACATCCTGGTCAAGGCCGACAAGATGACGATGGCCAATTCGCTCGAACTGCGGGTGCCGTTCCTGGACCCCGAGGTGTTCGCCGTCGCCTCGCGGCTTCCCGTCGAGGCGAAGATCGCCCGGACGACCACCAAGTACGCGCTGCGCCGCGCGCTGGAGCCAATCGTTCCCGCGCACGTGCTCAACCGGCCCAAGCTCGGCTTCCCGGTGCCCATCCGGCACTGGCTGCGGGCCGGCGAGCTACTCGAGTGGGCCTATGCGACCGTCGCCGCGTCGCAAGCCGATCACCTCGTCGATCTGGCCGCGGTGCGCCGGATGCTCGACGAACACCGCAACGGCGCCGCCGATCACAGCCGCCGGCTGTGGACGGTGCTGGTCTTCATGCTCTGGCACGCGATC
- the ctaC gene encoding aa3-type cytochrome oxidase subunit II, with product MTPRVQFSSHRLSQGKFQRLFAGAPHGISRRRRPLALAATLGLLAVSLSGCSWSQALGLGWPEGITPQAHYNRELWIGSVIAALVVGVIVWGLMFWSSAFHRKKATDTELPRQFGYNMPLELVLTVVPFLIISVLFYFTVVVQEKMLHLAKDPEVVIDVTSFQWNWKFGYQKVNFKDGTLTYDGADEARKKAMTSKPEGKDEHGEERVGPIRGLNTEDRTYLNFDKVETLGTSTEIPVLVLPAGKRIEFVLNSADVIHAFWVPEFLFKRDVMPHPKENNSVNVFQVEEIQKTGAFVGHCAEMCGTYHAMMNFEVRVVSANDFKAYLQQRIDGKNNAEALQAIAQPPLAVTTHPFDTRRGEKAQPVG from the coding sequence GTGACACCTCGCGTGCAGTTCAGTTCGCACCGTCTGTCGCAGGGCAAGTTTCAGCGCCTTTTCGCAGGCGCTCCGCACGGTATTTCCCGTCGTCGCAGGCCGCTGGCGCTGGCCGCGACGCTGGGGCTGCTGGCGGTGTCGCTGAGCGGCTGTAGCTGGTCGCAGGCGCTGGGTCTGGGCTGGCCCGAGGGCATCACCCCGCAGGCCCACTACAACCGTGAGCTGTGGATCGGCTCGGTGATCGCGGCGCTGGTCGTCGGCGTCATCGTGTGGGGCCTGATGTTCTGGTCGTCGGCCTTCCACCGCAAGAAGGCGACCGACACCGAGCTGCCCCGCCAGTTCGGCTACAACATGCCGCTGGAGCTGGTGCTGACGGTGGTGCCGTTCCTGATCATCTCGGTGCTGTTCTACTTCACCGTGGTGGTGCAGGAAAAGATGCTGCACCTGGCCAAGGATCCCGAGGTCGTGATCGATGTCACGTCCTTCCAGTGGAACTGGAAATTCGGATACCAGAAGGTCAACTTCAAAGACGGCACCCTGACCTACGACGGCGCCGACGAGGCGCGCAAGAAGGCGATGACCTCCAAGCCCGAGGGCAAGGACGAGCACGGCGAGGAGCGGGTCGGGCCGATCCGCGGGCTCAACACCGAAGACCGGACCTACCTGAACTTCGACAAGGTGGAAACCCTCGGCACGAGCACCGAGATCCCGGTGCTGGTGCTGCCCGCGGGCAAGCGCATCGAATTCGTCCTGAATTCCGCTGACGTGATCCACGCCTTCTGGGTGCCGGAATTCCTGTTCAAACGCGACGTTATGCCGCACCCCAAGGAAAACAACTCCGTCAACGTATTCCAGGTCGAAGAGATCCAGAAGACCGGGGCATTCGTGGGCCACTGCGCGGAGATGTGCGGCACGTACCACGCGATGATGAACTTCGAGGTTCGGGTGGTGTCCGCCAACGATTTCAAGGCTTACCTGCAGCAACGGATCGACGGAAAGAACAACGCGGAAGCGCTGCAGGCGATCGCCCAACCACCGCTCGCGGTGACCACTCATCCATTTGACACCCGCCGCGGCGAAAAAGCCCAACCAGTAGGCTAG